A window of Jannaschia sp. M317 contains these coding sequences:
- a CDS encoding cell wall metabolism sensor histidine kinase WalK: protein MPPLVPESLPLLEQMVDALKEPTLLLDPNGRVAAANLASHEWFGTWIDGQSYVSVLRQPDLLGPVEDAFGYGRAGTAQFSHSAGAVETLFEVSVSPIAAQPGRRMVLLVFRDVSAKRNEESMRRDFVANVSHELKTPLTAIMGFIETLQGPARRDPSAQERFLGLMALETARMNRLVSDLLALSRLEGLTRRRPKDQVNLAQVLRDAVESLSMGADLAEVALRPVLPETAMVVGDRDQLMQVAMNLIENGIKYGGRPGAVDVSLVEIAREPVLRGPAWVLEVRDDGPGIPPEHLPRLTERFYRVDTGRSREQGGTGLGLSIVKHIVNRHRGRMRIDSREGRGTRVTITVPAQV, encoded by the coding sequence ATGCCGCCGCTCGTACCTGAATCGCTGCCGTTGCTGGAACAGATGGTGGATGCCCTGAAGGAGCCGACGCTCCTGCTGGATCCGAATGGTCGCGTGGCGGCGGCCAATCTGGCGTCGCATGAATGGTTTGGCACGTGGATTGACGGTCAATCATACGTCAGCGTTCTGCGGCAGCCGGATCTGCTTGGCCCTGTCGAGGATGCCTTTGGATACGGACGCGCCGGAACGGCCCAGTTTTCGCATTCTGCGGGTGCGGTAGAGACCTTGTTCGAGGTGTCCGTCTCGCCAATCGCGGCCCAGCCCGGACGGCGCATGGTCTTGCTGGTGTTTCGGGACGTGTCGGCCAAGCGCAACGAGGAATCGATGCGCAGGGATTTCGTGGCCAACGTCAGTCACGAGCTGAAGACCCCCCTGACCGCGATCATGGGCTTTATCGAAACGCTGCAAGGACCGGCGCGCCGGGATCCTTCCGCGCAGGAGCGGTTTCTGGGGCTTATGGCGCTGGAAACGGCGCGGATGAACCGGCTTGTGTCCGACCTGCTGGCGCTTAGCCGGTTGGAAGGACTGACGCGCAGGCGCCCCAAGGATCAGGTCAATCTGGCCCAGGTGCTGCGCGATGCGGTTGAATCCCTGTCCATGGGGGCCGACCTGGCCGAAGTCGCGCTGCGCCCCGTGTTGCCGGAAACGGCCATGGTTGTGGGCGATCGGGATCAGCTGATGCAGGTTGCCATGAACCTGATCGAGAACGGGATCAAATATGGCGGGCGTCCGGGGGCGGTCGATGTATCGCTTGTGGAAATCGCGCGGGAACCCGTGCTGCGCGGTCCTGCCTGGGTGTTGGAGGTGCGCGATGACGGACCGGGCATCCCGCCGGAACACCTGCCGCGCCTGACAGAGCGGTTTTACCGGGTCGATACAGGGCGATCCAGGGAACAGGGCGGCACCGGTCTGGGCCTGTCGATCGTCAAGCACATCGTCAATCGCCACCGAGGCCGCATGCGGATCGACAGCCGCGAAGGTCGGGGGACGCGGGTGACCATCACCGTGCCCGCGCAGGTGTGA
- a CDS encoding PLP-dependent aspartate aminotransferase family protein, whose product MSERPNLVRRTVFPDSVSRAVVTPLQPSVVYASPDPDALDAQYDGKTRGYTYGREGHPNADVLAGMIDRLEGGEGGIVTGSGMSAVTGVILGLLGQGDHIVGGNQLYGRSLRMMTQDLPRWGITSTLADPTDVAAMKAAITPATKMILVEVVSNPTLRVADMEGIERLAQEHGLILVVDNTFTTPYGFPAYARGADVVIHSVTKLLAGHSDVTLGYVLTRDATHRKAIYDTIVTLGLTPSPWDCWMAERGLYTFDMRFERAQANAAALAEVVAAHPAVEAVLYPGRPDHPDHNRAGALLNGQFGNMLSFRLHGGRDQANALTRAAPQVAFAPTLGDVGTTLSHPASSSHRGLTAEGRAALGITEGFFRVSVGCEPISLLTNDFTNALNAVAAP is encoded by the coding sequence ATGTCAGAGCGCCCAAACCTCGTGCGTCGCACGGTTTTTCCCGACAGCGTCAGCCGCGCGGTCGTCACGCCCTTGCAGCCTTCGGTCGTCTACGCGTCGCCCGACCCTGACGCGTTGGACGCGCAATATGACGGCAAGACGCGCGGTTATACCTATGGCCGCGAAGGACACCCCAACGCAGATGTCCTGGCAGGCATGATCGACCGGCTTGAAGGCGGCGAAGGTGGTATTGTCACCGGGTCCGGCATGTCTGCTGTGACCGGTGTGATCCTGGGGCTGTTGGGGCAGGGCGATCACATCGTGGGCGGCAATCAGTTGTATGGCCGCAGCTTGCGTATGATGACGCAGGATCTGCCGCGATGGGGCATCACCTCGACCCTGGCGGACCCGACCGATGTTGCGGCGATGAAGGCCGCAATCACCCCCGCTACAAAGATGATCCTGGTGGAGGTCGTTTCGAACCCCACGCTGCGCGTGGCCGACATGGAAGGGATCGAACGGCTGGCGCAGGAACACGGGTTGATCCTGGTCGTCGACAACACCTTTACGACGCCCTACGGCTTTCCGGCCTACGCGCGTGGCGCGGATGTGGTCATCCATTCGGTGACCAAGCTGCTGGCTGGCCATAGCGATGTCACGCTTGGCTATGTGCTGACGCGCGACGCGACGCATCGCAAGGCGATCTACGACACCATCGTCACGCTGGGCCTTACGCCCAGCCCCTGGGACTGCTGGATGGCGGAGCGGGGGCTCTATACTTTCGACATGCGGTTTGAACGGGCGCAGGCCAATGCCGCCGCCCTGGCCGAGGTCGTCGCCGCGCATCCGGCAGTCGAGGCGGTGCTGTACCCCGGTCGGCCCGACCACCCCGATCACAACCGGGCGGGGGCGCTGTTGAATGGACAATTCGGCAACATGCTCAGCTTCCGTCTGCATGGCGGGCGCGATCAGGCCAATGCTTTGACGCGCGCGGCGCCGCAGGTTGCGTTTGCGCCGACGCTTGGGGATGTGGGTACCACGCTGTCGCATCCGGCGTCCTCCAGCCACAGGGGCCTGACGGCAGAGGGGCGTGCGGCACTGGGCATCACCGAAGGGTTCTTTCGCGTGTCCGTCGGCTGCGAACCGATCAGCTTGCTGACCAACGATTTCACCAATGCATTGAACGCAGTCGCCGCGCCCTAG
- a CDS encoding glutamate-5-semialdehyde dehydrogenase — protein MKDLSDDIPALMAKIGADARAAAADLASARPAQKRQALNAAADALWGLRAEVLEANARDLDYGRDKGLSDAMMDRLALDESRIQGIVDSLRSIAQQDDPVGQVLAEWDEPNGLHIRRVRTPLGVVGVIYESRPNVTADAGALCLKAGNAVILRGGSESFHSSQVIHRAMVEGLRAAALPEAAIQLVPTRDRAAVAAMLTATDHIDVIVPRGGKGLVGLVQREARVPVFAHLEGIVHIYVDVSADPEMARKVVLNAKTRRTGICGSAECLLIHRDLVSGLGQDLLDMLMQAGVDVHAGPGLRGTEEASDEDWGHEFLDMKIAAKVVDNVDEAIAHIRRFGSNHTDCILSEDAAPVERFFNRLDSAILMHNASTQFADGGEFGMGAEIGIATGKMHARGPVGAEQLCSFKYLVTADGAIRG, from the coding sequence ATGAAAGACCTGAGCGACGACATTCCCGCCCTGATGGCGAAAATCGGCGCGGATGCCCGTGCTGCTGCCGCCGACCTCGCTTCGGCCCGTCCGGCGCAGAAACGCCAGGCCCTGAATGCGGCTGCCGATGCCCTTTGGGGCCTGCGCGCAGAGGTTCTGGAGGCCAACGCGCGCGACCTCGACTATGGTCGTGACAAGGGTCTGTCAGATGCCATGATGGACCGGCTGGCCCTGGACGAGAGCCGTATCCAGGGCATCGTCGACAGCCTGCGTTCGATCGCGCAGCAGGACGATCCCGTGGGGCAGGTCCTGGCAGAATGGGACGAGCCGAACGGCTTGCATATCCGCCGGGTACGCACGCCGCTTGGCGTGGTCGGCGTGATCTATGAAAGCCGTCCGAATGTGACCGCCGATGCAGGTGCGCTGTGCCTGAAGGCCGGGAACGCGGTGATCCTGCGCGGCGGGTCGGAGTCGTTCCATTCGTCGCAGGTCATTCATCGCGCCATGGTCGAGGGGCTGCGCGCAGCGGCCCTGCCCGAGGCGGCGATACAGTTGGTCCCCACCCGTGACCGCGCCGCGGTGGCCGCCATGTTGACCGCGACCGACCACATCGACGTGATCGTGCCGCGCGGCGGCAAGGGGTTGGTCGGTCTGGTCCAGCGCGAGGCCCGCGTGCCCGTTTTCGCGCACCTGGAAGGGATCGTGCACATCTATGTCGACGTGTCCGCCGATCCCGAGATGGCGCGCAAGGTCGTGCTGAACGCCAAGACGCGCCGCACGGGCATCTGCGGATCGGCCGAATGCCTGCTGATTCACCGCGATCTCGTCTCCGGTTTGGGGCAGGATCTGTTGGACATGTTGATGCAAGCCGGTGTCGATGTGCATGCCGGACCGGGGCTGCGCGGCACCGAAGAGGCGAGCGATGAGGATTGGGGGCATGAATTCCTCGACATGAAGATCGCAGCAAAAGTTGTTGATAACGTTGACGAAGCAATCGCGCATATCCGGCGCTTCGGCTCGAACCACACGGACTGCATTCTGTCCGAGGATGCCGCCCCGGTGGAGCGGTTCTTCAACCGGCTCGACAGCGCGATCCTGATGCACAATGCCTCGACCCAGTTTGCCGACGGTGGAGAGTTCGGGATGGGGGCCGAGATCGGTATCGCGACAGGCAAGATGCATGCCCGTGGACCCGTCGGAGCAGAGCAGCTTTGCAGCTTCAAATACCTCGTCACCGCCGATGGTGCCATTCGCGGGTAA
- the proB gene encoding glutamate 5-kinase produces the protein MDTALTLSAARRVVVKIGSALLVDTATGSVRADWLRGLASDVAALRARGTDVILVSSGSIALGRNVLSLTPPLSLEQSQAAAAVGQIRLAGAYAEVLDPLGVTSAQVLLTLDDSSDRRRYLNMRATFETLLALGVVPIVNENDTIATDEIRFGDNDRLAAQVAAMAGADVCVLLSDVDGLYTANPNLDPAAEHLPVVSEITPDIAAMAGEGVSGLSKGGMITKIMAARIATEAGCALAITLGGDRALTALAEGARATWFLPKDDPQVARKRWIGSMKPRGTIAVDDGAARALMAGKSLLPAGVTFVGGSFGRGEPVTIEGPDGRAMGQGLIRYTGDEARQIKGLRSGDIEATLGYPGRAALIHRDDMVI, from the coding sequence GTGGACACCGCTTTAACCCTCTCTGCCGCCCGCCGCGTCGTCGTCAAGATCGGATCGGCCCTGTTGGTCGATACGGCCACTGGTTCGGTGCGCGCCGACTGGCTGCGCGGGTTGGCATCGGACGTGGCTGCGCTGCGGGCACGGGGGACGGATGTGATCCTTGTCTCCTCCGGCTCCATCGCGCTTGGCCGCAATGTCCTGTCCCTGACGCCGCCGCTGTCGCTGGAACAATCGCAGGCCGCGGCGGCGGTCGGTCAGATCCGTCTGGCCGGGGCCTATGCGGAGGTTCTGGATCCGCTGGGCGTGACCTCTGCTCAGGTCCTGTTGACGCTGGACGACAGCTCGGACCGGCGGCGGTATCTAAACATGCGCGCGACCTTTGAGACGTTGTTGGCCTTGGGTGTCGTGCCCATCGTGAACGAAAACGACACCATCGCCACCGATGAGATCCGCTTTGGCGACAACGACCGGTTGGCCGCGCAGGTGGCGGCGATGGCAGGGGCGGATGTCTGCGTATTGCTGTCGGATGTCGATGGCCTGTATACCGCAAACCCCAATCTGGACCCGGCGGCGGAACACCTGCCGGTCGTGTCGGAAATCACGCCTGATATTGCCGCCATGGCGGGCGAAGGAGTGTCGGGCCTGTCCAAGGGCGGCATGATCACCAAGATCATGGCCGCGCGCATCGCCACCGAAGCCGGGTGCGCGCTGGCGATCACCCTGGGCGGTGACCGGGCGTTGACGGCCTTGGCTGAGGGCGCGCGCGCGACCTGGTTCCTGCCCAAGGACGACCCTCAGGTGGCGCGCAAACGCTGGATCGGGTCGATGAAACCGCGCGGGACGATTGCGGTCGATGACGGGGCGGCGCGCGCGTTGATGGCGGGGAAATCCTTGCTGCCTGCGGGGGTTACCTTTGTCGGCGGCAGCTTTGGCCGGGGCGAGCCGGTCACGATCGAGGGCCCCGACGGGCGCGCGATGGGGCAGGGCCTGATCCGCTACACCGGGGACGAAGCGCGGCAGATCAAGGGCTTGCGCTCCGGCGATATCGAGGCGACGCTGGGCTATCCCGGCCGCGCCGCACTGATCCACAGGGATGATATGGTGATCTGA
- the obgE gene encoding GTPase ObgE has translation MKFLDLAKVYIRSGGGGGGAVSFRREKYIEFGGPDGGNGGRGGDVIIETVEGLNTLIDFRYQQHFFAKSGQGGMGRQRTGKDGEDILLRVPVGTEILDEDQETVIADMTELGQRIVLAKGGNGGFGNQHFKSATNQAPRRANPGQPGVERTIWLRLKLIADVGLLGLPNAGKSTFLAATSNARPKIADYPFTTLVPNLGVVAVDGVEFVVADIPGLIEGAHEGRGIGDRFLGHVERSGALLHLVDGTSDHVVEDYQTIITELEMYGEGLTSKPRLTVLNKIDAVPEDEVEARRAALAEAAGTDVMTMSGVSGDGVTDVLRALRKLIKREAVAAETAPSDAPWTPL, from the coding sequence ATGAAGTTTCTGGATCTTGCCAAGGTATACATCCGCTCCGGCGGCGGAGGTGGGGGCGCGGTGTCGTTCCGCCGCGAGAAGTATATCGAATTTGGTGGCCCCGACGGCGGCAACGGCGGACGCGGTGGCGATGTTATCATCGAAACGGTCGAGGGTCTGAACACCCTTATCGATTTCCGTTATCAACAGCATTTCTTTGCCAAGTCGGGGCAGGGCGGCATGGGCCGTCAACGCACCGGCAAGGATGGCGAAGATATTCTGCTGCGCGTGCCCGTGGGCACCGAAATCCTGGACGAGGATCAGGAAACCGTCATCGCCGACATGACCGAGCTGGGACAGCGCATCGTGCTGGCCAAGGGCGGCAACGGCGGTTTTGGCAACCAGCATTTCAAATCCGCCACCAACCAGGCCCCGCGCCGCGCCAACCCTGGCCAGCCGGGGGTCGAACGGACGATCTGGCTACGGCTGAAACTGATCGCGGATGTGGGCCTGCTCGGCCTGCCCAATGCGGGCAAGTCGACCTTTCTGGCCGCGACGTCCAACGCACGCCCCAAGATCGCCGATTACCCGTTTACCACGCTTGTCCCCAATCTGGGCGTTGTCGCCGTGGACGGGGTGGAATTCGTGGTGGCCGATATTCCCGGCCTGATCGAGGGCGCGCACGAGGGGCGGGGCATTGGCGACCGGTTCCTGGGGCACGTCGAACGGTCCGGCGCGTTGCTGCATCTGGTCGACGGCACATCGGATCACGTTGTCGAGGATTACCAAACCATCATCACCGAGTTGGAGATGTATGGTGAGGGGCTGACCAGCAAGCCGCGCCTCACGGTTCTCAACAAGATCGACGCCGTCCCCGAAGACGAGGTCGAAGCCCGTCGCGCAGCCCTTGCCGAAGCCGCCGGCACCGATGTCATGACCATGTCCGGCGTGTCCGGCGACGGCGTGACAGACGTGCTCCGCGCGCTGCGCAAGCTCATCAAACGGGAGGCGGTCGCGGCCGAAACAGCCCCGTCCGATGCGCCGTGGACACCGCTTTAA
- a CDS encoding GNAT family N-acetyltransferase, which yields MTPQKAPVRLDAVATADQAVVKTSRLTLRPVRRSDMGLIDHYAGDLRVSRMTTTIPHPLPPGATDAFVTRCMSDPDGEIVWVMDAVDIALGELVGLISLHPMDRNQAEIGYWVAPSVWGKGLGSEAVTGLMQANPLGNAQVFGKVFQDNPPSARVLTNAGFDYIGDAEAFSVARGAIVPQWTYIRQMT from the coding sequence ATGACCCCACAGAAAGCTCCCGTTCGTCTGGATGCTGTCGCCACCGCCGACCAGGCCGTGGTTAAGACGTCGCGCCTGACCCTGCGACCGGTGCGCCGATCCGACATGGGTCTGATCGACCATTACGCCGGCGACCTGCGCGTATCGCGCATGACCACCACGATTCCGCATCCCTTGCCCCCCGGTGCCACCGATGCCTTTGTGACGCGCTGCATGTCGGACCCGGATGGGGAAATCGTCTGGGTGATGGACGCGGTCGACATCGCCTTGGGGGAACTGGTCGGTTTGATTTCATTGCATCCGATGGACCGCAATCAGGCTGAAATCGGCTATTGGGTCGCGCCGTCCGTTTGGGGCAAGGGCCTGGGCAGCGAAGCCGTCACAGGTCTCATGCAGGCGAACCCACTTGGCAATGCCCAGGTGTTCGGCAAGGTGTTTCAGGACAATCCGCCATCCGCCCGCGTTCTGACCAACGCGGGGTTCGATTATATCGGTGACGCCGAAGCTTTCTCGGTGGCGCGTGGGGCAATCGTGCCCCAATGGACCTATATCCGTCAGATGACTTGA
- a CDS encoding LysE family translocator, with the protein MSVAVASFAIFAASQVGTPGPANLALMATGARFGLRAALPFVAGVALGKQLIIWPVGFGLMEMAARAPLIFEALKWVSAAYIIWLAWKVANMRLGEGQDARAPGFAAGLIVHPLNPKAWAMITGGFTAFVAPGTPSLEATATIAAVLLGCQLLMHPLWTWGGSLMARHIRGTAAERYLMWTLAALTVASVLFVLFGGGTT; encoded by the coding sequence ATGAGCGTGGCCGTCGCCTCCTTTGCGATCTTTGCGGCGTCCCAGGTTGGCACGCCTGGTCCCGCGAACCTGGCGCTCATGGCCACGGGCGCGCGCTTCGGCTTGCGCGCGGCGCTGCCGTTCGTGGCAGGTGTGGCACTTGGCAAGCAGTTGATCATCTGGCCCGTCGGCTTCGGCCTGATGGAAATGGCCGCCCGTGCGCCGTTGATCTTCGAAGCCCTGAAATGGGTGTCGGCGGCCTATATCATCTGGCTTGCCTGGAAGGTGGCCAACATGCGCCTGGGCGAAGGTCAGGACGCGCGGGCACCCGGGTTTGCCGCGGGCCTGATCGTGCATCCGCTCAACCCCAAGGCCTGGGCCATGATCACCGGCGGTTTCACCGCCTTCGTGGCCCCGGGGACGCCGTCGTTGGAGGCGACGGCGACCATCGCGGCGGTGCTGCTGGGGTGCCAGCTGTTGATGCACCCGCTTTGGACCTGGGGCGGCAGCCTCATGGCCCGTCACATTCGCGGCACCGCCGCAGAACGTTACCTGATGTGGACCTTGGCCGCGCTTACCGTGGCCAGCGTCCTGTTCGTGCTGTTCGGAGGAGGAACGACATGA
- the rpmA gene encoding 50S ribosomal protein L27, which translates to MAHKKAGGSSRNGRDSAGRRLGVKLYGGQAAIAGNIIVRQRGNKWWPGEGVGQGKDHTIFATTEGAVTFRKGFKGRTYISVLPVAEAAE; encoded by the coding sequence ATGGCACACAAAAAAGCCGGTGGCTCCTCCCGTAACGGCCGCGACTCTGCTGGTCGCCGCCTGGGCGTGAAACTCTATGGTGGTCAGGCCGCGATCGCGGGCAACATCATCGTGCGTCAGCGCGGCAACAAGTGGTGGCCGGGTGAAGGCGTGGGTCAAGGCAAGGACCACACGATCTTTGCGACCACCGAAGGCGCCGTGACGTTCCGCAAGGGCTTCAAGGGCCGCACCTATATTTCGGTTCTCCCGGTGGCGGAGGCCGCCGAGTAA
- a CDS encoding 50S ribosomal protein L21, which yields MFAVLKTGGKQYRVTEGDVLRVEKLACEAGEKIQFNEVLMLGGDTVTVGAPTVDGAAVQADVIDQIKGEKLIHFVKRRRKHSSKRTKGHRQKLTLVRVTEILASGADATGVKAAIGSGSVSAAAVEAAAPAKKAAKPAKKAAPAAKVADNEAPVAELSGTKPANLLKEAREGGADDLKKISGVGPKLEGLLHENGVFHFDQIAAWGSDEIAYMDDKLSFKGRIERDGWIDQAKTFAAEQE from the coding sequence ATGTTTGCCGTTCTGAAGACCGGAGGCAAGCAGTACCGGGTCACTGAAGGTGACGTGCTGCGTGTCGAAAAGCTGGCTTGCGAAGCCGGTGAGAAGATCCAGTTCAACGAAGTGCTGATGCTGGGCGGTGACACGGTCACCGTTGGCGCGCCGACCGTGGACGGCGCCGCCGTTCAGGCCGACGTGATCGACCAGATCAAGGGCGAAAAGCTGATCCACTTCGTCAAGCGCCGCCGCAAGCACTCGTCCAAGCGGACGAAGGGCCACCGGCAGAAGCTGACGCTGGTGCGCGTGACCGAGATCCTGGCCTCCGGCGCGGATGCGACCGGCGTGAAGGCCGCTATCGGTTCCGGCTCTGTCTCCGCTGCCGCGGTTGAGGCGGCAGCGCCCGCCAAGAAGGCTGCGAAGCCCGCCAAGAAGGCCGCTCCGGCTGCCAAGGTTGCCGACAACGAAGCCCCAGTGGCCGAGCTGTCGGGCACCAAGCCTGCGAACCTGCTGAAGGAAGCCCGCGAGGGTGGTGCCGACGATCTGAAGAAGATCTCCGGCGTTGGTCCCAAGCTGGAAGGCCTGCTGCACGAGAATGGCGTGTTCCACTTCGACCAGATCGCCGCTTGGGGATCAGACGAAATCGCCTATATGGATGACAAGCTGTCGTTCAAAGGTCGCATTGAGCGCGACGGTTGGATCGACCAGGCGAAGACCTTCGCCGCAGAACAGGAGTAA
- a CDS encoding LacI family DNA-binding transcriptional regulator, translated as MARRPSDRNTDTGQGPLAPADAVTGRVTSLDVARRAGVSQSAVSRVFSGASASAATADKVRRAASELGYRLNPLARAMVTGQSKIIGLVVAYLDNQFYPAALERLSMQLQAQGYHILVFMAENNPKAIETVVQELTDYSVDGIITASVDMTGALTARCTAAGIPVVMFNRGQEGVGLSSVTSANVDGARRVTEFLLAGNHRHIAHIAGWQGSSTGRDRRSGFEEAMATAGMTPVAIIDGMYDRSVAAQAARDLMAAHRVPDAIFVGNDHMALAVLDTLRHEMGLSVPGDVSVVGYDDVPQAAWRAYDLTTLRQPLNRMVEATVETLLHQIKDPTRPAQRIQIEGPLILRSSARRPGN; from the coding sequence ATGGCGCGGCGGCCGAGTGACAGAAACACCGACACAGGGCAGGGGCCGCTCGCCCCTGCCGATGCGGTGACCGGACGGGTCACATCCCTGGACGTTGCGCGCCGCGCGGGGGTCAGCCAATCGGCGGTCAGCCGTGTATTTTCGGGGGCCTCGGCCAGCGCGGCCACCGCAGACAAGGTCCGCCGCGCCGCGTCCGAACTTGGCTATCGCCTCAATCCGCTGGCACGGGCCATGGTCACGGGGCAAAGCAAGATCATCGGCCTGGTCGTGGCCTACCTCGACAATCAGTTTTACCCTGCGGCCTTGGAACGTCTGTCGATGCAGTTGCAGGCGCAGGGCTATCACATCCTGGTCTTCATGGCCGAAAACAATCCCAAAGCGATCGAAACCGTCGTTCAGGAACTGACGGACTACAGCGTCGATGGCATCATAACTGCATCGGTCGACATGACGGGTGCCTTGACTGCGCGGTGTACCGCGGCCGGCATCCCCGTGGTGATGTTCAACCGGGGGCAGGAAGGGGTCGGCCTGTCCTCTGTCACGTCCGCGAACGTCGATGGCGCGCGCCGGGTGACCGAGTTCCTGCTGGCCGGAAACCACCGCCATATCGCCCATATCGCGGGGTGGCAGGGATCCTCTACCGGGCGCGACCGCCGCTCTGGCTTTGAAGAGGCGATGGCCACGGCGGGGATGACACCGGTCGCAATCATTGACGGCATGTATGACCGCAGCGTCGCGGCGCAGGCGGCGCGCGATCTGATGGCCGCCCACCGGGTGCCGGATGCGATTTTCGTGGGCAACGACCACATGGCCTTGGCGGTGCTCGACACCCTGCGGCACGAAATGGGACTATCGGTTCCGGGTGACGTTTCGGTGGTCGGCTACGATGACGTGCCGCAAGCGGCCTGGCGGGCCTACGACCTCACGACCCTGCGCCAACCGCTCAACCGGATGGTCGAGGCCACGGTCGAGACGTTGTTGCACCAGATCAAGGACCCAACCCGACCGGCGCAACGCATCCAGATCGAAGGACCGCTGATCCTGCGCAGCTCCGCACGCCGTCCCGGCAATTGA
- the hisD gene encoding histidinol dehydrogenase: MTIEYLKTSRPDTERAEDDAKVRAIVEGTLADIEARGDLAVRDLSEKFDGYTPDAFRLTQDQIDALIAEVAPRDLEDIKFAQQQVRNFAQAQRDSMLDIEVETMPGVILGHKNIPVQSVGCYVPGGKFPMVASAHMSVATASVAGVPRIIACTPPFKGKPNPAVIAAMHLGGAHEIYVLGGIQAVGAMAIGTETMAPVDLLVGPGNAFVAEAKRQLYGRVGIDLFAGPTETMVIADDTVDAEMCATDLLGQAEHGYNSPAVLLTNSRKLAEETLVEIDRILTILPTADTASASWRDYGEVILCETYEEMLDVANDIASEHVQVMTDRDDWFLENMHSYGALFLGPRTNVANGDKVIGTNHTLPTKKAGRYTGGLWVGKFLKTHSYQKVTSDAAAAEIGAYGSRLCMLEGFVGHAEQCNLRVRRYGGQNVPYGAAAE; this comes from the coding sequence ATGACCATCGAATACCTCAAGACAAGCCGCCCGGACACCGAGCGGGCCGAGGACGACGCCAAGGTTCGCGCCATCGTCGAAGGCACCCTGGCCGATATCGAGGCGCGCGGGGACCTGGCGGTGCGCGACCTGTCGGAGAAATTCGACGGCTATACGCCCGACGCCTTCCGCCTGACCCAGGACCAGATCGACGCCCTGATCGCAGAAGTCGCGCCCCGCGACCTGGAGGACATCAAGTTCGCCCAGCAGCAGGTCCGCAACTTTGCCCAGGCGCAACGCGACTCCATGCTCGACATCGAGGTGGAAACGATGCCGGGCGTCATTCTGGGGCACAAGAACATCCCCGTGCAATCGGTCGGCTGCTATGTGCCGGGCGGCAAGTTTCCGATGGTTGCCTCGGCTCATATGTCCGTGGCCACGGCCTCGGTCGCGGGGGTGCCGCGCATCATCGCCTGCACGCCGCCGTTCAAGGGCAAGCCGAACCCCGCCGTGATCGCCGCCATGCATCTGGGCGGGGCGCACGAGATCTATGTGCTGGGCGGCATTCAGGCCGTCGGTGCCATGGCCATCGGCACCGAGACGATGGCGCCTGTCGATCTGTTGGTTGGCCCCGGCAACGCCTTTGTTGCCGAAGCCAAACGGCAGCTTTACGGGCGCGTCGGGATCGATCTGTTTGCGGGCCCGACCGAAACGATGGTCATCGCCGACGACACGGTCGACGCCGAGATGTGCGCGACCGACCTGCTGGGGCAGGCCGAACATGGTTACAACTCGCCCGCTGTCCTGCTGACCAACTCGCGCAAGCTGGCCGAGGAAACGCTGGTCGAAATCGACCGCATCCTGACGATCCTGCCGACCGCCGACACCGCCTCGGCGTCCTGGCGGGACTACGGCGAGGTGATCCTGTGCGAAACCTATGAGGAGATGCTTGACGTCGCGAATGATATCGCTTCTGAACATGTGCAGGTCATGACCGACCGCGACGATTGGTTCCTGGAGAATATGCACAGCTATGGCGCGTTGTTCCTGGGGCCGCGCACCAACGTCGCCAATGGTGACAAGGTGATCGGCACCAACCACACCCTGCCCACCAAGAAGGCAGGGCGCTATACTGGCGGCCTCTGGGTCGGCAAGTTCCTCAAGACCCACAGCTATCAGAAGGTGACGTCCGACGCGGCTGCCGCCGAGATCGGGGCCTACGGGTCGCGGCTGTGCATGCTGGAGGGGTTCGTGGGCCACGCCGAGCAGTGCAACCTGCGGGTGCGGCGCTATGGCGGGCAGAACGTGCCCTATGGCGCGGCGGCCGAGTGA